In Plasmodium coatneyi strain Hackeri chromosome 5, complete sequence, a genomic segment contains:
- a CDS encoding Phosphopantothenoylcysteine decarboxylase produces MNLLIGVSASIAAIKLGEVKERLKERCAESNLHVEIKYVATNLAYDKFLKPLDFGEKVLLDRDEWAWEKRGDDILHVELRKWADLFVICPMDANTLASVSCGACPNLLTCICRCWDFRKPLLVFPCMNTHMYDHPITREQLKRITSWGVQVVEPVEKLLACGDYGIGALPPVEDVVGEIIKYIERHHLEVEKKRIHTA; encoded by the exons ATGAATCTCCTCATCGGTGTCAGTGCCAGCATCGCCGCAATCAAACTTGGTGAAGTGAAAGAACGTCTGAAGGAAAGGTGCGCCGAGAGCAACCTGCACGTGGAAATAAAATACGTGGCAACCAATCTGGCATATGACAAATTTTTGAAACCGCTGGACTTTGGTGAGAAGGTTCTTTTGGATAGGGACGAGTGGGCATGGGAGAAGAGGGGGGATGATATTTTGCATGTGGAGCTCAGGAAATGGGCCGACCTGTTCGTTATTTGCCCGATGGATGCGAACACACTGGCGTCTGTGTCTTGTGGAGCCTGCCCCAATCTGCTG ACCTGCATCTGCCGGTGCTGGGACTTCAGGAAGCCCCTGCTGGTCTTCCCCTGCATGAATACGCACATGTACGACCACCCCATAACGCGGGAGCAGCTGAAGCGAATAACCTCCTGGGGCGTGCAGGTCGTGGAGCCCGTAGAGAAGCTCCTTGCGTGTGGGGACTACG GAATAGGAGCCCTGCCCCCCGTGGAGGACGTCGTTGGAGAGATTATAAAGTACATAGAAAGGCACCACCTCgaggtggagaaaaaaagaattcacaCTGCGTAG
- a CDS encoding Dihydrolipoamide dehydrogenase: protein MFIRCSDMSSSPSQRRRENGVNQSRSLRLKGSKKEQSMRPCTEQYDVGILGCGVGGHAAAINAMERGLKVIIFTGGEDNIGGTCVNVGCIPSKSLLYATGKYRELKNMAKLYTYGIYTNAFSKSGKEDPVERNQLLANTVQIDVGKLKEYTQNVIDKLKGGIESGLKKKKFSKNSEHVQVIYERGHIVEKNIIKGEKSGKEYQVNNIIIATGSTPHIPDNIEVDEKTVFTSDQAVKLEGLQKYMGIIGMGIIGIEFTDIYTALGSEVVSFDYSPQLLPLLDADVANYFERVFIKSKPMRVHFNTCIEYVRAGRGGQPVVIGHSERSDAELSTPSDMNNHIRETRVDSCLVATGRKPNTNNIGLEQLQIQTNRGYITVDEHLRVQRQDQDVYDNIFCIGDANGKQMLAHTASHQALKVVDWITSKGEKLHNRTDHSNSSHTDWASKPILYRNIPSVCYTTPELAFVGLSEKEAKKLYPPENVGTEISFYKANSKVLCENNDIGFPENLKNNSYNKGKYNSVDNTNGMVKIIYLKDSKEILGLFIVGSYASILIHEGVLALNLKLSVIDLAHMVHSHPTISEVLDTAFKAIARVRTH from the coding sequence ATGTTTATCCGGTGCAGCGACATGAGCAGCTCGCCATCCCAACGTCGACGTGAGAACGGAGTCAATCAAAGCAGATCTCTCAGACTGAAGGGAAGTAAGAAAGAGCAGTCGATGAGACCGTGCACAGAACAATACGACGTCGGAATTCTCGGGTGTGGAGTTGGGGGACACGCTGCAGCAATTAACGCAATGGAGAGAGGATTAAAGGTTATAATTTTCACAGGAGGTGAAGACAACATCGGAGGGACCTGCGTTAACGTTGGATGCATCCCGAGCAAGTCACTGCTATACGCCACGGGTAAGTACagagaattaaaaaatatggccAAGCTGTATACATATGGTATTTACACTAATGCGTTTAGCAAAAGTGGGAAGGAAGATCCGGTTGAAAGAAACCAGTTGCTAGCAAATACGGTTCAAATAGACGTCGGAAAGTTAAAGGAGTACACACAGAACGTTATTGACAAATTGAAGGGAGGAATTGAAAgcggattaaaaaaaaaaaaattttcaaaaaattctgaacaTGTGCAGGTAATTTATGAACGTGGTCATatagtggaaaaaaatattattaaaggggagaaaagtGGAAAGGAATATCAGGTAAACAATATAATCATCGCGACAGGGTCTACTCCACACATACCAGACAACATCGAAGTGGATGAAAAAACTGTTTTTACTAGTGATCAAGCAGTGAAATTGGAAGGGTTACAGAAATACATGGGAATTATCGGCATGGGAATAATAGGAATTGAATTCACAGATATCTACACAGCTTTGGGGTCAGAAGTTGTCTCCTTCGATTACTCCCCTCAGTTGTTACCACTGCTCGATGCAGACGTGGCCAACTACTTCGAGCGCGTTTTTATTAAGTCCAAGCCGATGCGTGTGCATTTCAATACGTGCATTGAGTATGTGAGGGCGGGAAGGGGAGGCCAGCCAGTCGTCATCGGGCACAGTGAGAGAAGCGACGCGGAGTTATCTACCCCAAGTGACATGAACAATCACATCAGGGAAACGCGCGTGGACAGCTGCCTAGTCGCCACAGGGAGGAAACCGAACACGAATAACATAGGCCTCGAACAGTTGCAAATACAGACGAACAGAGGATACATAACGGTGGATGAACATCTGCGCGTACAGAGACAAGACCAAGACGTGTACGACAATATATTTTGCATAGGTGATGCCAATGGAAAGCAGATGCTGGCACACACGGCATCACACCAAGCACTGAAGGTGGTCGATTGGATAACatccaagggggaaaaactaCACAACAGGACTGACCACTCGAATAGTTCCCACACCGACTGGGCTAGTAAACCCATCCTCTATAGGAATATCCCCTCGGTGTGTTACACCACCCCTGAATTGGCCTTTGTAGGACTGTCCGAAAAGGAAGCCAAGAAGTTATACCCCCCAGAGAATGTCGGCACAGAGATCTCATTCTACAAGGCGAACTCTAAAGTCCTCTGTGAGAATAACGATATCGGCTTTCCAGAGAACTTGAAAAATAACTCATACAACAAAGGAAAGTACAACAGTGTGGACAATACGAATGGTatggtaaaaataatttacctAAAGGATAGTAAGGAAATTCTAGGCTTGTTCATTGTGGGTAGTTACGCTTCCATTTTGATTCACGAGGGGGTGTTGGCTTTGAACCTGAAGCTGTCGGTGATTGACTTGGCACACATGGTGCACTCACACCCCACCATTAGTGAGGTCCTCGACACGGCCTTCAAGGCCATCGCACGGGTCCGCACTCACTGA
- a CDS encoding SICA antigen: MNNDGSDGLAGKLCQTMKEYSQKINTEDEKEVCEFIVKNLLKIRGSGGKECGKGTANDLIEDYVYCAIMNLWSTMYLREHCNKKNVIHTIFDEMKSMGAELKGHSTCNVCEYKELKAMKIMDGKRDVLTDIFGAIKGNTPIMQLINKKPTQEKDCKGQKNDASELVATLMKNSVTMTTGPSATTTKRNDQQQSQQSSADSGTNSAASRGSGSGTDLVYTLKSNTITVESVPSKGSIGHGDVVVLTFKGRKPPADSGIVSGSTDPCKSFNKIKQKWFKNRGRNEKNVAKDVNGPGGYWDDVKKRLDELSGAMTMNGRTDSNLCSTMNGENKQACNLILSGLKHIYGITKGTDGTPRMKEDNLIFHRTMGCVLLNAYANELIEMAKLNTPTCDVKGGIKHAFSKSADVKKDVSSCKDDDNCAVCNRESYDKCVVGDQNVKTKVDELLKHKKDEIQKTLDSICPSPPVPPINPKTQLTSTNDCKDETDCLNKKVEKVFQNRWNANNDQVYGLFQEFNRELREDDEKDGFTSVCDQIVENQGVDGNNLPKCFCKFLIRNLVKVTNNRSTYNYKDKTWNVHDLKNNTPCHLLNLWLLLYGMKYSLQEKDVLYAFKAISNLSVLNVKGQYENCVYTGKFEVQQEYGGATLGDIYKWFMNQDITTKMGAIKDESACNRRSRSDDQSSEDPKKKVEEISASLKTKAKDVAEEIKKGIPIVAAVDKEVKPPSPGKPPPSTPSVGSGESGCSGKESIGFQDGEAELWRELFTKFNNVPTEEDMGKEEWEKYESLKSVCEVHAQTEKEMGKEEKEFCEVIIKNLMIVNKNLREKGKNSNTIRGNIKPIGECDLLHIWLLYVGRECRTMEEVKYAFDAVKGVGENFWKDNVDTECTYGRMNNLHREGEDMLNRIHTWFIRGCGNETLKHTHKMNWCRVDERKYRTPGLIPKGSNKMDEKDKEKAKEFIEKLEELRKKEENKINEVKKIMQEIDKNLMKKFEESKAKAAGQLTPSPPPPPPAPAAPGPQAPAPKTGTGEASGTPNPSGPDTHTPPTSTSPGAEPSEPGAPGPGPAAAGGEKVTGKATTELNNGNISGQVPQPPQNPSSTSEAAVVPAVGPVLGGGGTNVKTPQAAPKAVPLVNKKRTDPSDLLAYLPTIPVFLGMSAMTYFLWKYFALPGKRRRYKRAHQVSGPPPLGEQPLAHVDDQADDPHGYTLVKERKPRSTPIKRRKKRSGRRRAVGRRTIIDIHLEVLDECQKGDTNITKQDFFEILVREFMGCEFIKEENVPKEYFLSKEDVPKEQDPSSDSGFREERLCS; this comes from the exons ATGAATAATGATGGTAGTGATGGACTTGCCGGAAAACTATGCCAAACAATGAAGGAGTACAGCCAAAAGATAAATACGGAGGACGAGAAAGAAGTATGTGAGTTCATTGTGAAGAACTTGCTAAAAATAAGAGGAAGTGGGGGCAAAGAATGTGGAAAAGGAACTGCTAATGATCTAATCGAGGATTATGTGTATTGCGCAATAATGAACTTATGGTCCACCATGTACCTCCGTGAACATTGCAATAAGAAGAATGTTATACACACTATATTTGATGAAATGAAGAGTATGGGCGCAGAACTTAAGGGGCACAGTACATGTAATGTGTGCGAATATAAGGAGTTAAAGGCTATGAAAATAATGGATGGTAAGCGCGATGTGCTAACAGATATTTTTGGAGCTATAAAAGGGAACACGCCTATTATgcaattaataaataaaaaaccaACACAGGAGAAAGATTGTAAGGGACAAAAGAATGATGCATCAGAATTAGTAGCAACTCTTATGAAAAATAGTGTTACAATGACAACAGGTCCatcagcaacaacaacaaaacgGAATGACCAACAACAGTCACAACAAAGCAGTGCAGATAGTGGAACAAACAGTGCAGCTAGCAGAGGCTCTGGAAGTGGGACAGACCTTGTATATACTCTCAAAAGCAACACAATAACAGTAGAGTCTGTTCCAAGTAAAGG GTCAATCGGACATGGTGATGTGGTAGTTCTGACATTCAAGGGAAGAAAACCTCCTGCGGACAGTGGGATCGTATCCG GTAGTACTGATCCATGCAAATcctttaataaaataaaacagaaatgGTTTAAAAACAGAGGTCGCAATGAAAAGAATGTGGCGAAGGACGTC aATGGACCGGGTGGATATTGGGATGATGTTAAAAAGAGATTGGACGAACTGTCTGGGGCTATGACCATGAACGGAAGAACTGATAGTAACCTGTGTAGTACCATGAacggggaaaataaacaagCATGTAATCTTATTCTTAGTggattaaaacatatatatggaattaCAAAGGGGACTGACGGGACGCCACGAATGAAGGAGGACAACCTCATATTCCATCGAACTATGGGATGCGTCCTCCTAAACGCCTATGCAAATGAATTAATCGAGATGGCGAAACTAAACACGCCCACTTGTGATGTAAAAGGTGGTATAAAACACGCCTTCAGTAAGAGTGCAGATGTTAAGAAGGATGTATCTTCATGTAAGGATGATGATAACTGTGCTGTTTGTAACAGGGAAAGTTATGATAAATGTGTAGTGGGCGACCAGAATGTTAAGACTAAAGTGGATGAATTGCTCAAGCACAAGAAGGAcgaaatacaaaaaactcTGGATTCCATATGTCCATCACCACCTGTTCCACCCATCAACCCCAAAACCCAATTAACAAGTACGAATGATTGTAAGGATGAAACTGATTgcttaaataaaaaggtcGAAAAAGTATTCCAAAACCGATGG aaTGCAAATAACGACCAAGTGTATGGTCTATTTCAAGAATTCAACAGGGAACTACGTGAAGACGACGAGAAAGATGGTTTCACATCTGTGTGTGATCAGATCGTAGAAAATCAGGGCGTCGACGGGAATAACTTACCCAAATGTTTTTGTAAGTTTCTTATAAGGAATTTGGTTAAAGTAACAAACAACAGGAGCACATACAACTATAAAGACAAAACGTGGAACGTGCACGACTTGAAAAATAATACACCATGTCATCTATTAAACTTATGGTTATTATTGTACGGAATGAAATATAGCCTGCAAGAAAAGGATGTTTTATATGCATTCAAAGCAATATCTAATTTAAGCGTACTAAATGTAAAGGGGCAATATGAGAATTGTGTATATACTGGAAAATTTGAAGTTCAGCAAGAGTACGGAGGTGCTACTTTAGGGGACATTTATAAATGGTTCATGAATCAGGACATTACAACCAAAATGGGGGCAATAAAGGACGAGTCTGCATGCAATAGAAGGAGCAGGTCGGATGACCAGAGTAGTGAAGAtccaaagaagaaagtagaagaaataaGTGCAAGTTTGAAAACCAAAGCAAAGGACGTTgctgaagaaataaagaaagggaTTCCCATAGTTGCAGCAGTTGACAAGGAAGTAAAACCTCCTAGTCCCGGTAAGCCTCCACCCTCCACCCCATCCGTTGGATCGGGTGAATCAGGGTGCTCGGGGAAGGAGAGTATAGGATTCCAGGATGGGGAAGCAG AACTTTGGAGAGAGCTGTTCACAAAGTTCAATAATGTCCCGACTGAAGAAGAtatggggaaggaagaatgggaGAAGTATGAAAGTTTAAAGAGTGTATGTGAAGTGCACGCacaaacagaaaaggaaatgggaaaggaagagaaggaatttTGCGAAGTCATAATAAAGAACCTAATGATAGTTAATAAAAACTTaagagaaaaggggaagaatagtAATACTATCAGGGGGAATATAAAGCCAATTGGGGAATGTGACCTTCTCCATATATGGCTCTTATACGTTGGTCGGGAATGTAGAACaatggaagaagtaaagTATGCATTTGATGCAGTGAAAGGTGTAGGAGAAAACTTCTGGAAGGACAATGTAGATACGGAGTGCACATATGGACGTATGAATAATCTTCACAGGGAGGGGGAGGACATGTTGAATAGAATTCATACATGGTTCATACGGGGTTGCGGTAACGAAACCTTGAAGCATACGCATAAAATGAATTGGTGCAGAGTGGACGAAAGGAAATATAGGACACCGGGTTTAATTCCAAAAGGGTCTAATAAAATGGATGAAAAAGATAAGGAAAAGGCGAAAGAATTTATTGAGAAGTTGGAagaattaaggaagaaggaggaaaataaaataaacgaagtgaaaaaaataatgcaggAGAtagataaaaatttaatgaagaaATTTGAAGAATCAAAGGCAAAGGCAGCAGGACAACTAACTCCATCCCCTCCTCCACCTCCCCCCGCACCAGCTGCTCCAGGTCCCCAGGCACCTGCTCCAAAGACTGGAACTGGCGAAGCTAGTGGTACTCCAAACCCTAGTGGTCCGGACACGCATACCCCACCCACCTCCACTTCCCCTGGAGCTGAACCCTCAGAACCTGGTGCCCCAGGTCCTGGTCCTGCTGCTGCGGGTGGTGAGAAGGTTACTGGCAAGGCTACTACTGAACTCAATAATGGTAATATTTCTGGACAGGTGCCACAACCTCCACAGAATCCATCGTCCACATCAGAAGCTGCAGTTGTACCAGCTGTGGGTCCTGTTTTAGGTGGAGGTGGAACTAACGTTAAAACTCCTCAAGCTGCACCGAAGGCTGTCCCACTTGTTAACAAGAAAAGGACCGACCCTTCCGACCTTCTTGcttaccttcctaccattcctgtgtTCCTTGGTATGTCTGCTATGACCTacttcctttggaag tATTTTGCATTGCCTGGTAAAAGAAGACGTTACAaaagagctcatcaagtatctggtcctcctcctttaGGAGAACAACCTCTCgctcatgtggacgaccaggcagatgATCCACATggatataccttagtaaaggaacgaaaacctcgttctacgcctataaaaaggaggaaaaaacgttcTGGTCGTCGTCGTGCTGTAGGTCGCCGCacgattattgatattcatttagaagtcttagacgagtgtcaaaagggggacacaAACATAACAAAAcaggacttttttgaaattttggttcgaGAGTTTATGGGATGTGAgttcataaaagaagaaaatgttcctaaggaatacTTTCtttctaaggaagatgttcctaaggaacaggatCCAAGTTccgattccgggtttagggaggaaagactttgttcctaa